Genomic segment of Paenibacillus sp. FSL R5-0623:
GACCTGTGGGTTATAAGGCTTCTGATAGAATGCCTGACTTCAACGCCTGAAGCACCATTCCCCTTAACCCAGCATCAAAATCATGTTGGAACGAATCCTGATGTACAATCTCGGGCAACGTCGGCATGGGGTGATCCTTCCCGTACTGCTTCCACGCCAAATCCAGCTCTTCTCTCTCCACCCGTTCCTGATAAATGACAATCTGGTGCGGGGCAACGACGGCATTAATCGTTTGCAAGATATGACATACCTGCACTACAAAATCATCTTTGCTCATGTCACGTTTCCAATCAGGTGAATAAGGAAGATACTTGATCTCACCAAACATCCCGTTTTTCCCACGGATCATCTGTCCATTCAACATCATGCCCATACCCGGCGGATATCGGTTCGGAAAATAAATTCCCGCTACACTCCGTTCCTTCATATCCGCATGCTGTGTACAGTATCCGCTAATCGCTGCATTCACATCATTCTCCACGAGAACGTTCAGTTGGAACTCGCTCTCGATCTCCCGTATCAGATGTGAATGGATAAGCTCTTCATGACTGCTCACCGTGATATCCCCATCCACGGCTTGCCCCGGAATACCGATGCCGATCATATCAATGGCGGGGTACTCCTTAATGAAACGCGCAATAAGTTGCAGCACATGTTGTTTATCAAAAGCAGGCAAAATGCGCTCTTCCTTCAGCACAACCTTATTCTCCAGATTCATGACCGTTGCCGAAATCAACTCCTGGCCTTTCATCTCTTTGATGTAAAGAACCAAAGCAAGCTTGAAATTATAATTATATCGATATGCCTGAGCAGGACGACCACCGTTAGAGGGAACCACTTTATCTTGGAACAACTCTCCGCCATCACATAATTCCTGAATCAGCGCATTAATGGTAACAACACTAAGATTGGTTAGTGAAGCTAATTGCGGTTTGGTCGCCGTCTCAATCTGCTGCATGACTTCACGCACATTATTCAAATTGATGTATTTCATCATTGTAGCGTTGGCTTTTTTCATAACCCTCTCGTTTCTACTCTGGTTCAATTGAGCCAAAGCAATGGTATGGATGTCATTTCACACCATATCATAACATAATGCCTTACTCGAACACATGAGTTCCATCATGCTGGAAAAGGATCGAAATCGGCAGAGCTACTTTGTTCACTCAAACAAATCATCCATCGACTTCACAGGTTTCACTTCAATCGGTTGCTTTGACAAGGCCATACTTGCATAGGTACCTGCCCAGATTATAACTGTCATAATAACGTAGACCATCCATACTTACCTCCCTGTTTCATGCAGATTATGATTTTGTGATACTTACCACATGTGACTATTCCTCTATTTAAT
This window contains:
- a CDS encoding ROK family protein — protein: MKKANATMMKYINLNNVREVMQQIETATKPQLASLTNLSVVTINALIQELCDGGELFQDKVVPSNGGRPAQAYRYNYNFKLALVLYIKEMKGQELISATVMNLENKVVLKEERILPAFDKQHVLQLIARFIKEYPAIDMIGIGIPGQAVDGDITVSSHEELIHSHLIREIESEFQLNVLVENDVNAAISGYCTQHADMKERSVAGIYFPNRYPPGMGMMLNGQMIRGKNGMFGEIKYLPYSPDWKRDMSKDDFVVQVCHILQTINAVVAPHQIVIYQERVEREELDLAWKQYGKDHPMPTLPEIVHQDSFQHDFDAGLRGMVLQALKSGILSEAL